A stretch of the Polluticoccus soli genome encodes the following:
- a CDS encoding thioredoxin family protein — translation MILRSLAAVGVLLVLMSAGWRTDFSKAKDAARAEHKLILLKFSGSDWCLPCIKMEKDVFAKDTFQHFADENLEMVNADFPRLKKHELDKAVVKQNETLAEQYDKTGHFPYTVLLDADGKVLKTWDGYQGEKPEEMIREIQLYAHAH, via the coding sequence ATGATATTGAGGAGTTTAGCTGCTGTAGGTGTTTTATTGGTATTGATGTCTGCCGGATGGCGTACCGATTTCAGCAAAGCAAAGGACGCGGCCAGGGCCGAGCATAAGCTGATACTACTCAAGTTTTCAGGTTCAGATTGGTGCCTGCCTTGCATCAAGATGGAAAAGGACGTCTTCGCAAAAGATACCTTCCAGCATTTTGCCGATGAGAACCTGGAGATGGTGAATGCTGATTTTCCGAGGCTTAAAAAACACGAGCTGGACAAAGCAGTTGTAAAGCAGAATGAAACGCTGGCCGAGCAGTATGACAAGACCGGCCACTTCCCTTACACGGTATTGTTGGATGCTGATGGCAAGGTTTTAAAGACCTGGGATGGATACCAGGGTGAAAAGCCTGAGGAGATGATCCGGGAGATCCAGCTATATGCACACGCTCACTAA
- a CDS encoding FAD:protein FMN transferase, translating into MHTLTKKESNDMVAHKRGMRLMGSFFVITVVAGSVNEADEHIDAAVAEISRIESLLTTFRDTSQVNDINRQAGIAPVQVDREVFDLVTRSVRISELTQGAFDITYGSVDTRFWNFDTTMTALPDRETAKAAVRLINYRNVVLDGTNSTIFLKHTGMRIGFGGIGKGYAAEQAKRLLINRGIQAGVVNASGDLAAWGYQPDGSSWTIGIADPDNRWLPFSSIAITGMAVATSGNYEKFVEIAGKRYSHTIDPKTGFPVSGIKSVTIICSNAELADALTTPVTIMGVEAGLDMINQMRDIACIIIDDDGRIFTSNNIKLAVDA; encoded by the coding sequence ATGCACACGCTCACTAAAAAAGAATCTAACGATATGGTTGCCCATAAGCGCGGAATGCGGCTTATGGGCAGTTTTTTTGTGATAACCGTTGTCGCTGGGTCAGTAAATGAGGCTGACGAGCATATTGACGCTGCTGTTGCAGAGATCAGTCGCATCGAGAGCCTGCTGACTACTTTTCGGGATACCAGCCAGGTGAATGATATCAACAGGCAGGCGGGCATAGCACCCGTACAGGTTGATAGGGAGGTGTTTGACCTCGTGACCCGTTCTGTACGAATATCTGAGTTAACTCAGGGCGCTTTTGATATCACTTATGGCTCGGTTGATACACGTTTCTGGAATTTTGATACCACCATGACTGCTCTGCCCGATAGGGAGACAGCTAAAGCGGCAGTGAGGCTGATCAATTACCGCAACGTTGTTCTCGACGGCACAAATTCAACCATCTTTCTGAAACATACAGGCATGCGCATTGGTTTTGGCGGTATAGGCAAGGGCTACGCTGCGGAACAGGCAAAAAGGTTGCTGATAAACAGGGGAATACAGGCCGGCGTGGTCAATGCCTCCGGTGACCTCGCGGCATGGGGCTATCAACCTGATGGTAGTTCGTGGACGATAGGCATTGCCGACCCTGACAATAGGTGGTTGCCATTCTCATCCATCGCTATTACAGGAATGGCGGTGGCCACCTCGGGCAACTACGAAAAGTTTGTAGAGATCGCCGGTAAGCGCTATTCACACACTATTGATCCAAAAACAGGATTCCCAGTTTCCGGAATAAAAAGTGTCACAATTATTTGTTCTAATGCAGAGTTGGCCGATGCGCTGACTACACCCGTAACTATAATGGGAGTGGAAGCAGGTTTAGATATGATCAACCAGATGCGCGACATTGCCTGTATCATCATAGATGACGATGGCAGGATTTTTACATCAAATAATATAAAGCTTGCTGTTGATGCTTAA
- a CDS encoding DUF4266 domain-containing protein, with protein MLKLYFSIVCILSLVTVSSCASVKEYQKQYLNDSEMELSARKTEKFENSFQSYREGASGANGGKTGGGCGCN; from the coding sequence ATGCTTAAGCTGTACTTTTCGATCGTCTGTATTTTATCGCTGGTTACCGTTTCATCCTGTGCATCCGTAAAGGAGTATCAGAAACAATACCTTAACGATTCGGAGATGGAGTTGTCAGCACGCAAAACAGAAAAGTTTGAAAATAGCTTCCAATCATATAGGGAAGGCGCTTCCGGTGCTAACGGTGGAAAAACCGGCGGTGGATGCGGATGTAATTAA